Proteins from one Malaya genurostris strain Urasoe2022 chromosome 2, Malgen_1.1, whole genome shotgun sequence genomic window:
- the LOC131428918 gene encoding uncharacterized protein LOC131428918, whose translation MAGLSENFSTQQYFSRYCYTTLKDFKLNPFKRCTMRNQREYEYDIKKMELSGKPYKGIKQKSVFNSLSHFNLFDFGMPPCIAHDLFLGCFNYDLMLIFRGLTKRKLIGETYLKNRINFLMKKLGLNSQITLNFKKKAISSKAIDVWHLIRIVPFIFLKIPYLYKSKLFQLVLLLKKITDLITAPTISPQQIGSLKLCIEHYLENRSSMFNSPLKPKHHYLWHYPHLILQFGPLLPFSTLTGERKHSYFKTALRHASNFKNILKLCAERHQYFQALISEINPKRFQESIICNSGVATCEHLKDSDKKHLESFGMINHALKYTKSITFRGDCYNVGDFLFVAYDKSGEQFYVIELKGFILGADIHELYIYGSYILVEPIIERGINILDKEKDKFECMLLNSLPDITPLKIYECDGKRYLFQKHAFPWQ comes from the coding sequence ATGGCTGGGCTATCAGAGAATTTTTCAAcacaacaatatttttctcgTTACTGCTACACTACTCTTAAAGATTTCAAGTTGAACCCGTTCAAGCGATGCACAATGCGCAATCAAcgagaatacgaatatgacataaAAAAGATGGAACTAAGTGGCAAACCGTATAAAGGAATTAAACAAAAATCAGTGTTCAACAGCCTGTCGCATTTCAATCTGTTTGATTTTGGAATGCCACCATGTATTGCCCATGATTTGTTCCTAGGTTGCTTTAACTATGACCTGATGCTGATTTTTCGTGGCCTCACCAAAAGAAAGTTAATCGGCGAAACTTActtaaaaaatcgaataaattttcttatGAAAAAACTTGGCCTTAATtcacaaataactttgaatTTCAAGAAAAAGGCTATCTCAAGTAAAGCTATAGATGTTTGGCATTTAATCCGGATAGTACCCTTCATTTTTCTGAAAATACCGTATCTATATAAAAGCAAATTATTTCAGCTAGTGCtgcttttaaagaaaataaCAGACTTGATTACTGCTCCGACCATTTCACCTCAACAAATTGGAAGTTTGAAGTTGTGTATTGAACATTACTTAGAAAATAGATCTAGTATGTTCAATAGTCCTCTGAAACCTAAACACCATTATTTGTGGCACTATCCCCACTTGATCTTACAGTTTGGACCTCTTTTACCATTTTCCACACTAACTGGGGAAAGAAAACACTCATATTTCAAGACAGCGCTACGACACGCCtccaatttcaaaaatattttgaaattgtgTGCTGAACGGCATCAATATTTTCAGGCCCTCATTAGTGAAATTAATCCAAAACGTTTCCAAGAGAGCATTATTTGTAATAGCGGTGTTGCCACTTGTGAACATCTGAAAGACAGCGATAAAAAACATTTGGAATCATTCGGCATGATTAATCATGCACTGAAATACACTAAATCTATCACATTTCGAGGTGACTGTTACAATGTAGGAGATTTCCTTTTCGTTGCGTATGATAAATCGGGAGAGCAATTCTATGTGATTgaattgaaagggtttatactGGGAGCTGATATACACGAGTTATATATCTATGGCAGCTATATCCTGGTTGAACCAATAATCGAGCGAGGAATAAATATTTTAGATAAGGAAAAGGACAAATTTGAATGCATGTTGTTAAATTCTTTGCCAGACATCACTCCGCTGAAAATCTATGAATGCGACGGAAAAAGATATCTGTTCCAAAAACATGCATTTCCTTGGCAATAA
- the LOC131430973 gene encoding uncharacterized protein LOC131430973 — translation MEDDVLEACLNDGFMLMLLNAEEEWKPADVIEIPIDSNACHSSATVSKQDTADNELDVLRYQSVEYLNSSTSVLSAESDVVKKIDEMFIPESFENDESEVPILPSDMTIEYTQMSQVTVPNYPLKELVPDSLKLAKFEVNFSKIPEDLFAIFEGSQTNAIKVSETDYNRLVDNLVGQVRTISCKIPFSVFRRVAINVSSKYKILMDVDDDGEIIGDGSGSLADKLRNHNTYLNRSHRTGRSALKEKFGQNQYRQCRVGVVEKYYSCGEPYCSKEDLIVLHRNEAYGETFLRQTESYIRFKIDNSNLPNLIENLPFIKQITVLKYHFERATGINPTRFIENYLSKRKRLIQVSRTYIDKKLHINDTATDLEIFVGVSKILKEDFSTVLISFDNDATVLDTTTSSPILALVGRNMYYVHTEGTIVTEGVDNIVEAVLNFLMFFFVYFYKYPASVSKTLEFFQLYLLKLKPDKGTRSVATIVGKQQRQVRTLLIKLAKIQ, via the exons ATGGAAGACGACGTCTTAGAAGCATGTTTAAACGACGGATTTATGTTAATGTTATTAAATGCAGAGGAAGAGTGGAAGCCAGCCGATGTAATTGAAATTCCAATTGATTCCAATGCTTGCCACTCATCAGCTACAGTTTCAAAACAG GATACGGCGGACAACGAATTAGACGTTCTAAGATACCAATCTGTTGAATATCTAAACTCCAGCACTTCCGTGTTATCCGCCGAGAGTGATGTCGTAAAAAAGATcgatgaaatgttcatacccgaatcatttgaaaatgacgaaTCGGAGGTTCCGATTCTACCTTCTGACATGACCATAGAATACACTCAAATGTCACAAGTCACTGTTCCAAACTATCCACTGAAGGAACTAGTACCGGATTCACTGAAATTAGCTAAATTCGAAGTTAACTTTTCAAAAATTCCAGAAGATCTGTTCGCCATCTTCGAAGGAAGTCAAACGAATGCAATCAAAGTATCGGAaacagattataatcggttagtCGATAACTTGGTTGGACAAGTGCGAACAATTTCTTGTAAAATACCCTTTTCCGTATTCAGACGTGTTGCTATAAATGTTAGTAGTAAATACAAAATATTGATGGATGTAGATGATGATGGAGAAATTATCGGTGACGGATCAGGAAGTTTGGCAGATAAGCTGAGAAATCATAACACGTATTTAAATAGATCTCATAGAACTGGCAGGTCTGcactgaaagaaaaatttggccAAAATCAATACAGACAGTGCCGCGTAGGAGTTGTCGAGAAATACTATTCTTGTGGAGAGCCATATTGCTCAAAAGAAGATTTGATAGTTCTTCATCGGAACGAGGCATATGGAGAAACGTTTTTGAGACAAACTGAATCATACATTCGTTTTAAAATAGATAATTCCAACTTGCCAAACTTGATTGAAAATTTACCATTTATCAAACAAATCACTGTACTAAAATATCACTTTGAACGTGCAACTGGGATAAATCCCACACgctttattgaaaattatttgtcTAAGCGGAAAAGACTTATTCAAGTTTCGAGAACGTACATCGATAAAAAACTGCACATTAACGACACTGCAACAGACTTGGAAATTTTTGTtggtgtttcaaaaatattgaaggAAGATTTTTCTACAGTCTTGATCAGTTTTGAT AATGATGCTACCGTCTTGGATACAACTACTTCATCTCCTATTCTCGCATTAGTTG GTCGCAATATGTACTATGTCCACACTGAAGGCACGATTGTGACAGAAGGCGTAGACAATATCGTGGAAGCTGTATTGAATTtcctcatgtttttttttgtatatttttacaAATATCCTGCTTCAGTTTCAAAAACTTTAGAGTTTTTTCAGTTATATTTACTGAAACTTAAGCCTGATAAAGGCACCAGATCAGTTGCAACAATAGTAGGTAAACAACAGCGACAAGTTCGAACACTTTTAATCAAACTAGCTAAAATTCAATAG